Proteins from a genomic interval of Methanohalophilus levihalophilus:
- a CDS encoding phosphoglycerate kinase — translation MMNTVTTKEYLTIDDLDVDDKTVFVRVDINTPMDPEGNILDDMRIVSHIPTIKDLSNAKVVLLAHQSRAGKSDFTTMAPHAEKLSRYLGKHVEYVDDIFGSHARSRIDSMENGDIILLENVRFYSEETISRSSEEHSETHMVKKLLPHIDVFLNDAFAVSHRSHLSLMGFTDLVPTGAGRVVEKEIEALNRSIREGGNPCIFVLGGAKVDDSLRVAAHVLSNGGADRVLVTGVVANVMLAASGINIGNRNMDFIKAQGYADQIEVAKSLLDRFNGKIGMPKDVALNDGGKRIEVQIEDVGDSGLPINDIGLETIVAYSSEISAAKTVVLNGPAGVSELDGFELGTYEIIKAATEADYSVAGGGHISAEVRQMGFEDRFSHVSTGGGSCIDYLAGDKLPAIEALYKAAQSHQNKK, via the coding sequence GTGATGAATACCGTGACAACAAAGGAATATCTCACGATTGATGATCTTGATGTTGACGATAAGACTGTTTTTGTAAGGGTGGACATCAATACGCCTATGGATCCTGAAGGGAATATACTGGATGATATGCGTATCGTCAGTCACATCCCGACAATTAAGGATCTTTCTAATGCAAAAGTGGTTCTTCTTGCCCACCAGAGCAGGGCGGGAAAGAGCGACTTTACTACCATGGCACCGCATGCAGAGAAGTTATCCCGCTATCTCGGCAAACATGTGGAATATGTCGATGATATTTTCGGAAGCCACGCACGCTCAAGAATAGATTCCATGGAAAACGGTGACATAATCTTACTTGAAAATGTGAGGTTTTACTCCGAGGAAACTATCTCTCGATCTTCAGAAGAGCACTCTGAAACTCATATGGTAAAAAAACTACTGCCTCACATTGATGTTTTCCTCAACGATGCTTTTGCAGTATCACACCGTTCACACCTGTCCCTTATGGGATTCACCGATTTGGTTCCCACGGGTGCAGGAAGGGTTGTTGAAAAAGAAATTGAAGCGTTAAACAGGAGTATCAGGGAAGGCGGAAATCCCTGCATATTTGTGCTTGGAGGGGCTAAGGTAGATGACTCTCTGAGGGTTGCGGCGCATGTCCTTTCAAACGGTGGGGCTGATCGGGTCCTTGTCACCGGTGTTGTTGCAAATGTAATGCTTGCAGCTTCTGGAATAAATATCGGCAACAGAAACATGGATTTCATAAAGGCTCAGGGCTATGCGGATCAGATTGAAGTGGCAAAATCCCTGCTTGACAGGTTCAACGGGAAAATTGGGATGCCAAAGGATGTTGCACTCAATGACGGTGGCAAACGCATTGAAGTCCAGATTGAAGATGTTGGTGATTCGGGGCTTCCAATAAACGATATAGGTCTGGAGACTATTGTGGCTTATTCATCTGAAATAAGCGCTGCAAAAACCGTAGTTCTCAACGGCCCTGCAGGAGTTTCGGAACTTGACGGCTTTGAATTGGGTACTTATGAAATTATCAAGGCTGCAACAGAAGCGGACTACTCGGTTGCCGGCGGTGGACACATTTCTGCTGAAGTTCGCCAGATGGGATTTGAAGATCGCTTCTCTCACGTGAGCACTGGCGGAGGATCGTGCATTGACTATCTTGCCGGGGATAAATTACCTGCAATCGAGGCTCTTTACAAAGCCGCACAATCACACCAGAATAAGAAATAA
- a CDS encoding TIGR00296 family protein produces the protein MLDAKEGELAIALARKTIEEYLKTGNRLNPEDENLPPIFQELRGVFVTLNKKDDLRGCIGHPYPDSILQDALVDSAISAATHDPRFPEVISDELPSITIEVSILTPPEKIAASPQELPQLIEIGKHGLIVKQGFYQGLLLPQVAPENNFDAVDFLSHTCLKAGLSPDAWLTGAEVYWFEGQIFSEKTPAGEVVEKQF, from the coding sequence ATGCTGGACGCAAAAGAAGGTGAGCTTGCAATAGCACTTGCAAGGAAAACAATTGAAGAGTATCTTAAGACCGGGAATCGACTGAATCCGGAGGACGAAAACCTTCCTCCGATTTTCCAGGAACTTAGAGGTGTCTTTGTAACACTTAACAAAAAAGATGATCTTAGAGGTTGCATAGGTCATCCGTATCCAGATTCTATCCTTCAGGATGCGTTAGTTGATTCCGCGATTTCAGCAGCAACCCATGACCCGCGTTTTCCGGAAGTGATTTCGGATGAATTGCCTTCAATAACAATTGAAGTTTCAATTTTAACCCCTCCGGAAAAAATTGCAGCCTCTCCGCAGGAACTTCCACAGCTTATTGAGATAGGCAAACACGGTCTTATTGTAAAACAGGGGTTTTATCAGGGTTTGCTTCTTCCACAGGTTGCTCCTGAAAATAACTTTGATGCTGTGGATTTCCTCAGTCACACATGTCTGAAAGCAGGTCTTTCGCCAGATGCATGGCTTACAGGTGCTGAAGTATATTGGTTTGAAGGACAGATTTTTTCAGAGAAAACACCTGCCGGTGAAGTTGTGGAAAAACAGTTTTGA
- a CDS encoding nucleoside 2-deoxyribosyltransferase, giving the protein MKGTIYLAGPLFSEAEREFNRKLAGMLRNAGYEVFLPQEDSADNSKSREKLDNATLFKKNVEGIDKSDLVVAILDGGSDVDSGTAWEIGYAWARGIPIVGLRTDFRTLGIEGIVNLMIEECAVGICINVEELVLFLEQR; this is encoded by the coding sequence ATGAAAGGAACAATCTATCTTGCAGGTCCACTGTTCTCAGAAGCTGAAAGGGAATTCAACAGGAAGCTCGCAGGAATGCTAAGGAATGCAGGATATGAAGTGTTCCTCCCTCAGGAAGATTCCGCAGACAATTCAAAGAGTCGGGAAAAACTGGATAATGCCACTCTTTTTAAGAAAAACGTAGAAGGAATTGACAAATCCGACCTCGTTGTTGCTATCCTTGATGGAGGCAGTGACGTTGATTCCGGAACTGCATGGGAAATCGGATATGCATGGGCAAGAGGTATTCCCATTGTCGGCCTACGAACGGATTTTCGTACCCTCGGTATCGAAGGAATTGTTAACCTGATGATCGAAGAATGTGCCGTGGGAATTTGTATAAATGTGGAAGAGCTTGTTCTTTTCCTTGAACAAAGGTAA
- the argC gene encoding N-acetyl-gamma-glutamyl-phosphate reductase, whose protein sequence is MKDKANVAIIGASGYTGGELMRLLLNHPDMNVTMATSRRLAGESVSTVHKNLDGLMDLKFTDFDASAVKEQCDAAFLAVPHGTAMDVVPELIDSDLKIVDLSADYRLPADVFEQVYGIAHKDPRDVIFGLPELHPEVKNEKFVANPGCYPTGATLSAAPLAHEGLLDMAIFDSKSGVTGAGINPTPVSHYPNMAENVQPYKLTNHRHRAEVKQELTALGGEFDLSFTPHVVPAIRGILTTAHLFTRQSLSAEDVKNIYEKFYENSPFVRVIDGIPSLGSVRGSNFCHIGFEVDEHNNRIVVISVIDNLVKGASGQAIQNMNLMCGFEETAGIWNAGLAP, encoded by the coding sequence ATGAAAGATAAGGCTAATGTGGCGATAATCGGTGCTTCCGGCTATACCGGGGGAGAGCTGATGCGCCTTCTTCTCAATCATCCTGATATGAATGTTACCATGGCTACGTCCCGGCGGCTTGCGGGCGAGTCCGTATCCACAGTACACAAAAACCTTGATGGTCTGATGGATCTCAAATTCACTGATTTTGATGCATCCGCTGTAAAGGAACAATGTGATGCAGCATTTCTTGCAGTACCTCACGGAACAGCAATGGATGTTGTTCCTGAATTAATTGACAGCGATCTTAAAATTGTAGACTTAAGTGCTGACTATCGCCTTCCTGCAGATGTTTTTGAGCAGGTTTATGGAATTGCACACAAAGACCCAAGAGATGTGATATTCGGTCTTCCTGAGCTTCACCCTGAAGTGAAAAATGAGAAGTTTGTTGCAAATCCCGGTTGTTACCCCACAGGTGCGACTTTATCAGCAGCTCCCCTGGCTCATGAAGGTTTGCTTGATATGGCTATATTTGATTCCAAGTCAGGTGTAACCGGTGCAGGGATTAATCCGACCCCTGTGTCACATTATCCCAACATGGCTGAGAACGTGCAGCCTTACAAACTGACTAATCACAGGCATCGGGCAGAGGTGAAGCAGGAATTAACCGCTCTAGGTGGTGAATTCGATTTGAGTTTCACTCCACATGTGGTTCCTGCAATAAGGGGTATCCTGACCACTGCACACCTGTTTACCCGCCAGTCTTTGTCTGCGGAAGATGTAAAAAACATATACGAAAAGTTCTATGAGAACAGTCCTTTTGTGCGGGTAATTGACGGAATCCCGTCACTGGGAAGTGTACGTGGTTCAAACTTCTGCCATATAGGTTTTGAAGTTGACGAACACAACAACCGTATCGTAGTTATTTCAGTAATTGACAATCTTGTGAAAGGTGCTTCAGGCCAGGCAATCCAAAACATGAATTTGATGTGTGGCTTTGAAGAAACTGCCGGGATCTGGAATGCAGGTCTTGCTCCGTAA
- a CDS encoding CBS domain-containing protein has protein sequence MDVKEVMISDVIYCSPDDEVSKVARMLKDNNISGMPVVDGDKVVGMISEFDLLKLLEIPEHSDLWLPSPFEIIEVPIRELISWEETKRMLSDVGAMPVKKLMEKDVYSVSPGNSIEDASTLMAKHKITRLPVLENGVLVGIVTRGDIIRGLGNI, from the coding sequence ATGGATGTTAAAGAGGTAATGATTTCTGATGTAATTTATTGTTCGCCGGATGATGAAGTGAGCAAGGTTGCCCGGATGCTCAAGGATAATAATATCAGCGGCATGCCGGTGGTAGACGGTGATAAGGTGGTTGGCATGATTTCGGAGTTTGATCTCCTGAAATTGCTGGAAATCCCGGAACACAGTGATCTCTGGTTGCCAAGTCCGTTTGAAATAATCGAAGTTCCGATACGTGAACTTATAAGCTGGGAAGAAACAAAGCGCATGCTATCTGATGTAGGTGCAATGCCAGTCAAGAAACTCATGGAAAAAGACGTGTATTCGGTTTCCCCGGGAAATTCCATTGAGGATGCTTCCACATTAATGGCCAAACACAAAATTACCCGTCTTCCAGTACTTGAAAATGGCGTATTGGTAGGTATTGTTACACGTGGAGATATCATCCGCGGACTGGGAAATATCTAA
- the argJ gene encoding bifunctional ornithine acetyltransferase/N-acetylglutamate synthase — protein sequence MKVIDGGICAVKGVRATGIKDGKMGLAIIAAEGPAAGVFTRNRIMAAPVRLTRDIIYEKGQLSATIVNSGNANAFTGSKGQEDAMDMASLAADVLGVDEAHVAVASTGVIGRKMDMDWIKGHVQEVADNLTDKAEGSAATARSIMTTDTFPKEIAIELDSGIRIGGIAKGAGMIEPNMGTMLSFIYTDAVLDMRELRDALKLANSVSFNMVVVDGDTSTNDMVLLTATGKSSIEPRYEDFQEGLEYVMKELAKMIARDGEGASHFIEAHVNGATTEDDARLAVKSILRSPLVKTAIFGRDPNWGRIVAAAGYSGASMEEKYMSLSFSDGTTEVPLVVQGRVVDDENVLSSLEKIMESEDIIISVDLGMGFHSATAWGCDFTYDYIKINAEYTT from the coding sequence ATGAAAGTAATAGATGGTGGAATCTGTGCCGTAAAAGGTGTCCGTGCAACTGGCATAAAAGACGGCAAGATGGGTCTTGCAATTATCGCAGCAGAAGGGCCAGCAGCCGGTGTGTTCACCAGGAATCGGATTATGGCAGCTCCCGTTCGGTTAACTCGCGATATCATATATGAAAAGGGTCAACTTTCCGCTACCATCGTTAATAGCGGCAATGCCAATGCATTCACTGGCAGTAAGGGGCAGGAGGACGCAATGGACATGGCCTCTCTTGCAGCCGATGTTCTTGGAGTGGATGAAGCCCACGTAGCAGTAGCTTCCACCGGTGTAATTGGCAGGAAAATGGATATGGACTGGATAAAGGGTCATGTTCAGGAAGTAGCTGACAATCTTACGGATAAGGCTGAAGGGTCTGCAGCAACAGCCCGCTCCATTATGACCACCGATACATTCCCGAAGGAAATTGCCATTGAGCTGGATTCAGGAATACGTATCGGAGGTATTGCTAAGGGGGCAGGAATGATTGAACCCAACATGGGTACAATGCTTTCTTTCATTTACACTGATGCTGTTCTGGATATGAGGGAGCTTCGGGACGCTCTGAAACTTGCGAATTCCGTTAGTTTCAACATGGTTGTAGTGGATGGAGATACCAGTACGAATGACATGGTTCTCCTTACGGCAACAGGCAAATCTTCGATTGAGCCGAGGTATGAGGATTTCCAGGAAGGCCTTGAGTATGTCATGAAAGAACTGGCAAAAATGATTGCCCGTGATGGTGAAGGTGCTTCACACTTCATTGAGGCACATGTAAACGGTGCTACAACAGAAGATGATGCAAGGCTTGCGGTAAAAAGTATCCTGCGTTCACCTCTGGTAAAAACCGCTATCTTTGGGCGGGATCCGAATTGGGGGCGTATTGTGGCGGCAGCCGGGTATTCAGGTGCATCCATGGAAGAAAAATACATGTCCCTGTCATTTTCTGATGGGACTACCGAAGTGCCTCTTGTGGTTCAGGGTAGAGTGGTTGACGACGAAAATGTACTCAGCTCACTGGAAAAAATCATGGAATCCGAAGACATAATTATTTCAGTGGATCTCGGTATGGGATTCCATTCCGCAACTGCATGGGGTTGTGACTTTACATATGATTATATAAAGATAAATGCCGAATATACTACCTGA
- the pfkC gene encoding ADP-specific phosphofructokinase produces MDADEWEERYAKAYESISSSISNVRGVFVAYNSNIDAIKHIHSGDIERLLKNLDIEKVQEKIYSYPRQIDTPYDFLARLLIAMRDGKAAEVPTYSTDIHEWLTDNFVFDSARMGGQAGIISNLLASMDMKRVIAYIPWLSREQANYFVESDNLVHPIVRDGKLELLHPTKAYNPEYKSKVNWIIEFPKDLKVNFGEEQFIVPRNNRLIISSRPPWIRIDISDEVYSHLTDFCGHVDGAILSGYQMIKEDYEDGTTYKDHVKNSVDLIESLKACNPDVRIHVEFTSIQNKTIRSAILNDIVKSHVHSLGLDTVEVANALNVLGHEELAYSVISKGENAIISLYEGAVRLLHGLKLERIHIHSLGYYICVASTDCPVTPEDHLECLLFSSCAAASRAIMGDIKHFDDIEFGLDVRISQKGMDEIEKLGTYLVRQGVCSMDEFRDGCIRTPHHDVLVNPTKVVEDPVGTVGIGDAISASAFVAMLSKM; encoded by the coding sequence ATGGACGCAGATGAGTGGGAAGAGCGATACGCAAAGGCTTATGAATCCATAAGTTCCAGTATTTCCAATGTAAGGGGTGTTTTTGTTGCCTATAATAGTAATATAGATGCCATCAAACACATCCACAGCGGCGATATTGAACGGCTGCTAAAGAATCTGGATATTGAAAAAGTACAGGAGAAGATCTATTCCTATCCTCGTCAGATAGACACCCCCTATGATTTTCTGGCACGCCTTTTAATTGCAATGAGAGATGGCAAGGCAGCCGAGGTTCCGACATATTCCACTGATATACATGAGTGGTTAACCGACAACTTTGTTTTTGATAGTGCACGAATGGGCGGACAGGCAGGGATAATTTCCAATCTGCTTGCAAGCATGGATATGAAACGGGTCATAGCCTATATTCCCTGGCTTTCAAGGGAGCAGGCAAATTATTTTGTTGAATCTGATAATCTGGTCCATCCGATTGTAAGGGATGGAAAACTTGAATTGCTGCACCCTACAAAGGCCTACAATCCAGAATACAAATCCAAGGTTAACTGGATTATTGAGTTCCCCAAAGATCTCAAGGTAAATTTTGGCGAAGAACAGTTCATAGTTCCAAGAAATAACCGGTTGATAATTTCATCCCGGCCACCGTGGATTCGCATTGATATTAGTGATGAAGTTTACTCTCATCTGACGGATTTCTGCGGGCATGTGGATGGTGCTATTCTTTCCGGCTACCAGATGATAAAAGAAGATTATGAAGACGGAACTACGTACAAGGACCATGTTAAGAACTCTGTTGACTTAATTGAAAGCCTGAAAGCATGTAATCCTGATGTAAGAATACACGTGGAATTTACGTCCATACAGAATAAGACAATCCGTTCTGCAATTCTTAATGATATTGTGAAAAGTCATGTCCACTCTCTTGGACTTGACACTGTGGAAGTTGCCAATGCTCTTAATGTGCTGGGGCATGAAGAACTTGCATATTCAGTAATAAGTAAAGGTGAGAATGCAATTATTTCTCTCTATGAAGGCGCTGTCAGGCTTTTGCATGGTCTTAAGCTTGAGAGGATACACATTCATTCTCTTGGATACTACATATGTGTGGCTTCAACTGACTGTCCGGTTACTCCGGAAGATCACCTTGAATGTCTTCTTTTCTCGTCCTGTGCTGCAGCTTCAAGGGCTATAATGGGCGACATCAAACATTTCGATGATATTGAGTTTGGACTTGATGTCCGGATTTCACAAAAAGGGATGGATGAAATCGAAAAGCTGGGTACGTATCTGGTAAGGCAGGGTGTATGCAGTATGGATGAGTTCCGGGATGGCTGTATTCGTACACCTCATCACGATGTGCTTGTGAATCCCACAAAAGTAGTTGAAGACCCGGTAGGTACAGTTGGTATTGGTGATGCAATTTCGGCAAGTGCATTTGTTGCAATGCTCTCAAAAATGTAA